Proteins from a genomic interval of Methanoplanus endosymbiosus:
- a CDS encoding V-type ATP synthase subunit B, which produces MKEYRTIHKVQGPLVFVEKTEPVGYNELVNIVQADGTTKRGQVLDTSDDIVVVQVFETTAGIGRDAGVRFTGETIKMPVGHDMLGRILSGGGKPKDGGPEIVPEKKIDINGAAINPYARASPSEFIQTGISTIDATNTLVRGQKLPIFSGAGLPHNEIALQIARQAKVPGSSEEFAVVFAAMGITKEEENQFMADFERTGALEHAVVFLNLADDPAVERIITPRLALTTAEYLAFELGYHVLVILTDMTNYCEALRQIGAAREEVPGRRGYPGYMYTDLASLYERAGIIKGNKGSVTQLSILTMPGDDITHPIPDLSGYITEGQIVVNRELHRKGIYPPINVMPSLSRLMNLGIGEGKTREDHKKVSDQMYAGYAEGVDLRGLVAIVGKDALSERDQLLLEFADLFEGRFVRQGHDEDRSIADSLDLGWELLSTLPEDQLTRIDRDLIRKYHPKYRKKE; this is translated from the coding sequence ATGAAAGAATATCGCACTATTCATAAGGTTCAGGGTCCTCTTGTATTTGTCGAGAAGACTGAGCCTGTCGGATACAATGAGCTTGTAAACATTGTCCAGGCAGACGGGACCACAAAGCGTGGTCAGGTTCTTGATACCTCCGATGATATCGTAGTTGTTCAGGTATTTGAGACAACTGCCGGTATCGGCAGGGATGCAGGTGTCCGGTTCACAGGTGAGACCATTAAGATGCCTGTCGGACATGATATGCTTGGACGTATCCTTTCCGGTGGCGGTAAGCCTAAGGACGGCGGACCGGAGATTGTTCCGGAGAAGAAGATCGACATCAACGGTGCGGCTATCAATCCGTATGCACGTGCATCACCGTCTGAGTTTATCCAGACCGGAATTTCAACCATTGATGCGACAAACACACTTGTCCGTGGTCAGAAGCTTCCTATCTTCTCCGGTGCAGGTCTTCCGCACAATGAGATCGCTCTTCAGATTGCACGTCAGGCTAAAGTGCCTGGTTCATCAGAAGAGTTTGCTGTAGTTTTCGCAGCTATGGGTATCACAAAGGAAGAGGAAAATCAGTTTATGGCTGATTTCGAGCGTACAGGTGCTCTTGAGCACGCTGTTGTCTTCCTCAACCTTGCAGATGATCCTGCTGTAGAGCGTATCATCACCCCGCGTCTTGCACTTACAACTGCTGAGTATCTTGCATTTGAGCTTGGATATCACGTTCTGGTTATTCTGACTGATATGACAAACTACTGTGAGGCTCTGCGTCAGATTGGTGCAGCACGTGAGGAAGTGCCCGGAAGACGTGGATATCCGGGTTACATGTACACTGATCTTGCATCACTCTACGAGCGTGCAGGTATTATCAAGGGCAATAAGGGATCTGTTACTCAGCTTTCAATCCTTACTATGCCTGGTGATGATATTACACACCCAATTCCTGATCTCTCAGGTTATATTACCGAGGGTCAGATTGTGGTCAACCGTGAACTTCACAGGAAGGGTATCTACCCGCCGATCAATGTCATGCCGTCACTGTCACGTCTGATGAATCTTGGTATCGGAGAGGGCAAGACCCGTGAAGATCACAAGAAGGTATCTGATCAGATGTATGCAGGATATGCAGAGGGTGTTGATCTCCGTGGTCTTGTGGCTATTGTCGGTAAGGATGCTTTATCAGAGCGTGATCAGCTGTTACTTGAATTCGCTGACCTCTTTGAAGGCAGATTTGTCCGCCAGGGTCATGATGAGGACCGCTCAATTGCGGATTCGCTTGATCTCGGCTGGGAGCTTCTTTCTACCCTTCCGGAAGATCAGCTTACCCGTATTGACCGTGATCTGATCAGGAAGTATCACCCTAAGTACAGAAAGAAGGAGTGA
- a CDS encoding ATP synthase subunit A gives MEVKGKSKGILKRISGPVVTAVNFDAHMYDVVRVGDEQLMGEVIKIDGDNVIIQVYEATDGIRPGEPVENTGLSLAVELGPGLLTSIYDGIQRPLEVLMEKMGNFIERGVTAPGLDHEKKWEFQPLLKKGDLAKPGMVIGQVQETNIVTKIMIPPNFKGGKVTEIKSGSFTVEEVVCVLDSGEDVIMMQKWPVRVPRPVTEKKNPDIPLITGQRILDGLFPIAKGGTAAIPGPFGSGKTVTQQALAKWSDAEIVVYIGCGERGNEMTEVLTEFPFLEDPKTGKPLMERTILIANTSNMPVAAREASVYTGITIAEYFRDMGYDVSLMADSTSRWAEAMREISSRLEEMPGEEGYPAYLSARLSEFYERAGRVDTLNGDLGSITVIGAVSPPGGDFSEPVTQNTLRIVKCFWALDAKLSQRRHFPAINWLNSYSLYLDTLAPYYDENVSPEWNPLRAWAMEVLQKEAELQEIVQLVGSDALPDEEQVTIEVARMLREVFLQQNAFDPVDTFCSMEKQFDLMKAIKKYAELAYSTQKAGFPIASIIAVKSKNELAQIKFTEDYKPELAKIFKDMEVEFAQIKEA, from the coding sequence GTGGAAGTAAAAGGAAAAAGTAAAGGAATTCTAAAAAGGATTTCCGGTCCGGTCGTTACTGCCGTTAATTTTGATGCACATATGTATGATGTGGTCAGGGTTGGCGATGAGCAGCTGATGGGCGAGGTCATCAAGATTGACGGTGACAACGTTATCATTCAGGTATATGAAGCGACCGACGGTATCCGTCCGGGTGAACCGGTTGAAAACACCGGACTGTCCCTGGCAGTTGAGCTTGGACCAGGTCTTCTGACAAGTATCTATGATGGTATTCAGAGGCCGCTTGAAGTGCTCATGGAAAAGATGGGCAACTTCATTGAACGTGGTGTTACTGCACCAGGTCTTGATCATGAGAAGAAGTGGGAATTTCAGCCACTCTTAAAGAAAGGCGATCTCGCTAAACCTGGTATGGTTATCGGTCAGGTTCAGGAGACGAACATTGTCACAAAGATTATGATTCCGCCGAATTTCAAAGGCGGAAAAGTAACAGAGATCAAATCAGGCAGTTTCACTGTTGAAGAGGTAGTCTGTGTTCTTGACAGCGGTGAAGATGTCATCATGATGCAGAAGTGGCCTGTCCGTGTACCAAGACCGGTTACAGAGAAGAAGAATCCGGATATCCCCCTGATTACAGGGCAGCGTATTCTTGATGGTCTGTTTCCGATTGCAAAGGGCGGTACAGCTGCAATTCCAGGTCCGTTCGGATCAGGAAAGACTGTTACCCAGCAGGCTCTTGCAAAGTGGTCTGATGCAGAGATAGTTGTCTATATCGGATGTGGAGAGCGTGGCAATGAGATGACAGAGGTACTTACCGAGTTCCCGTTCCTTGAGGACCCAAAGACCGGAAAGCCTCTGATGGAGAGGACAATTCTCATTGCAAACACCTCAAATATGCCTGTGGCAGCACGTGAGGCATCTGTTTACACCGGAATCACAATTGCGGAGTACTTCCGTGATATGGGATACGATGTATCACTGATGGCAGATTCAACATCCCGCTGGGCTGAAGCAATGCGTGAGATTTCTTCACGTCTTGAAGAGATGCCTGGTGAGGAAGGTTACCCTGCATATCTCTCAGCACGTCTCTCAGAATTCTATGAGCGTGCAGGACGTGTTGATACTCTCAACGGAGATCTCGGTTCAATTACCGTTATCGGTGCTGTTTCACCACCTGGTGGAGATTTCTCAGAACCGGTTACGCAGAACACACTCCGTATTGTCAAGTGCTTCTGGGCGCTTGATGCAAAACTCTCGCAGAGGAGACATTTCCCGGCAATCAACTGGCTGAATTCGTACTCTTTATATCTTGATACCCTTGCACCATACTACGATGAGAATGTTTCACCTGAGTGGAACCCGCTTCGTGCATGGGCAATGGAAGTTCTTCAGAAAGAGGCGGAACTCCAGGAGATTGTACAGCTTGTCGGTTCAGATGCACTTCCTGACGAAGAGCAGGTCACAATTGAAGTGGCACGTATGCTTCGTGAGGTCTTCCTTCAGCAGAATGCTTTTGACCCGGTTGATACATTCTGTTCAATGGAGAAGCAGTTTGATCTTATGAAGGCAATTAAGAAGTACGCAGAGCTTGCATATTCCACACAGAAGGCAGGTTTCCCGATTGCTTCTATTATTGCTGTCAAGTCAAAGAATGAACTTGCGCAGATCAAGTTTACGGAAGATTACAAGCCTGAACTTGCAAAGATCTTTAAGGATATGGAAGTGGAATTCGCACAGATCAAGGAGGCCTGA
- a CDS encoding V-type ATP synthase subunit F yields the protein MEIAVVGNSEFILGFRLAGIQKTYPAESADQINDLVTKVMSDPEVGILVLKGEDMQKLPVRLRTTLSESVRPTVIAIGGEEGGLSMRERIKRSVGVDLWK from the coding sequence ATGGAGATTGCAGTTGTTGGAAACAGTGAGTTTATCCTCGGGTTCCGTCTTGCCGGTATTCAGAAGACATATCCGGCAGAATCGGCAGATCAGATCAATGACCTTGTCACAAAGGTCATGAGTGATCCCGAAGTCGGAATCTTAGTACTTAAAGGTGAGGATATGCAGAAACTCCCGGTTAGACTTCGCACTACCCTATCGGAATCAGTCAGGCCAACTGTCATTGCAATCGGCGGTGAAGAGGGCGGACTTTCCATGAGAGAGAGAATTAAGAGATCAGTGGGTGTTGATCTGTGGAAGTAA
- a CDS encoding V-type ATP synthase subunit C yields MAAVNTTGPAPYIYTCTRMRVRRSKLIPREDYMRMLNMELPEITRVIEETRYKAEIDELAPSFSGIDLIEIALSWNLAKEYQKIIELVPGHLKGFTKSYLLRWDIQNVLTIIRGKHQGVKAGKIKEILIPAGCLDRVVLDRLLNEDSPDRIIESLKGHKLYPVFERELTGAIESGSFADMENELYKAYYANLIREAKGGVKGGHAFLSYIKVDVDTRNLQTLFRVKGEADPEEIKALMVEGGSFTVDELARLASSDNMDEVVDTVNKRIKGESFDEVFELVKAGKSSYEVEVGLIKAKLSEMEKLSRRYAFSVTPILVYLEEKYYEVANLRALARGKESKLPSDRIEASMVV; encoded by the coding sequence ATGGCTGCTGTGAATACAACAGGCCCTGCCCCCTATATCTATACATGCACTCGTATGCGGGTGAGGAGATCAAAACTCATCCCCCGCGAAGATTACATGCGCATGCTGAATATGGAGCTGCCTGAGATTACGCGTGTTATTGAAGAGACACGCTATAAAGCAGAGATCGATGAGCTTGCTCCATCATTCTCAGGTATAGATCTGATTGAGATCGCACTTTCCTGGAATCTTGCGAAGGAATATCAGAAGATTATTGAACTTGTGCCGGGGCATCTGAAGGGCTTTACAAAGAGTTACCTTCTGCGCTGGGACATTCAAAACGTCCTTACAATAATCCGTGGTAAACACCAGGGTGTTAAAGCCGGAAAGATCAAGGAGATCTTAATTCCGGCAGGATGCCTTGACAGAGTGGTACTGGACCGCCTGTTAAATGAGGATTCACCTGACAGGATTATTGAGAGTCTTAAAGGTCATAAATTATATCCAGTATTTGAAAGGGAACTTACCGGAGCAATAGAGTCCGGTTCCTTTGCAGATATGGAAAATGAGCTTTATAAGGCATATTACGCCAACCTTATCAGGGAAGCCAAAGGCGGTGTGAAGGGTGGACATGCATTTTTGTCCTACATAAAGGTCGATGTCGATACCAGAAACCTTCAGACTCTCTTCCGTGTTAAGGGAGAGGCTGATCCGGAAGAGATAAAGGCTCTGATGGTTGAAGGCGGAAGTTTCACAGTTGATGAACTTGCCCGTCTTGCTTCTTCTGATAATATGGATGAGGTTGTTGACACTGTCAATAAGCGTATTAAGGGCGAATCTTTTGACGAAGTATTTGAACTTGTAAAGGCGGGTAAATCCTCCTATGAGGTAGAAGTCGGACTGATTAAGGCAAAGCTTAGTGAGATGGAAAAACTCTCAAGGCGTTATGCATTTTCAGTCACTCCAATACTTGTCTATCTTGAAGAGAAGTATTACGAGGTTGCAAATCTTCGTGCACTTGCAAGAGGAAAGGAGTCAAAGCTCCCTTCAGATAGGATAGAGGCCTCAATGGTGGTGTGA
- a CDS encoding V-type ATP synthase subunit E family protein: MALDAVVSEIKAKGEKEAAAIIAEGKAESDKILAEANEKVISIKKAAESESDRQSALIVTREVAAANLSVKRGVLNAEKDLLDETYEKTVRAINELPADFHAKAARELCKAAAKELGEGLFYCNERDSAAVEAALSELKTLKGFSLAGRKDISGGVIAESADGQLQLDFSYNAYLSEVWEDSLKDASEALFG; the protein is encoded by the coding sequence ATGGCATTGGATGCTGTAGTCAGTGAGATCAAAGCAAAAGGTGAAAAAGAGGCTGCCGCAATTATAGCGGAAGGAAAAGCGGAATCAGACAAGATCCTTGCAGAGGCAAATGAGAAAGTCATTTCCATCAAGAAGGCCGCAGAGAGTGAGTCTGACAGACAGTCAGCGCTCATTGTGACAAGGGAGGTTGCAGCTGCAAACCTTTCTGTCAAGCGTGGCGTTCTTAATGCAGAAAAGGACCTTTTAGATGAGACCTATGAGAAAACTGTCAGGGCAATAAATGAACTTCCTGCGGATTTCCACGCCAAGGCTGCCCGTGAGCTGTGTAAGGCTGCGGCAAAGGAACTTGGTGAAGGTCTGTTTTACTGTAATGAACGTGATTCAGCCGCAGTTGAGGCAGCTCTTTCCGAGCTTAAAACGCTTAAAGGTTTTTCACTGGCAGGAAGAAAGGACATATCGGGTGGCGTCATTGCAGAGAGTGCAGACGGGCAGTTGCAGCTGGATTTCAGCTACAATGCTTATCTCTCAGAAGTCTGGGAAGACAGTCTGAAAGACGCATCAGAGGCCCTTTTTGGCTAA
- a CDS encoding ATP synthase subunit C, whose amino-acid sequence MVVEAMTVEVAQASAVGLKAVGAGLAVGLAGMGTGLAQLGIGGAAVGATAENKEMFGLALLFTVIPETVVIFGLVIALLLLFT is encoded by the coding sequence ATGGTAGTAGAAGCTATGACAGTTGAAGTGGCACAAGCATCAGCAGTTGGACTTAAAGCAGTTGGTGCAGGCCTTGCAGTAGGTCTTGCAGGTATGGGAACAGGTCTCGCACAGCTTGGAATAGGCGGTGCAGCAGTCGGAGCAACCGCAGAGAACAAAGAGATGTTCGGTCTCGCACTTCTCTTCACTGTAATTCCGGAAACAGTCGTTATCTTTGGTCTTGTTATTGCACTCCTGCTGTTGTTCACGTAA
- a CDS encoding V-type ATP synthase subunit I — MFKAQMMSKLLIAASKDQLDPIVRELYRYNVFHVEDFVEKEEEEYQGFKIGKPMKGASETSTELLKIRSIINMIGLSSGDIEPGTAQKSGTLSAKVESELPAIEKEVSSLVDKKNSLETTLRENQQKVAELEPFVAVPVDLSLLRGYEEVNVFAGHIPADTELPVDCEKYFTAEVPGNLLIAVVAKSDSEKADRALSDAGFSSVVIPAEDGTAKECISRFTHEITRLESEIGKLDEQISAQKEKHASFLVACDELLTAEVERAEVPLRFATTDEAFVAEGWVPSDKTAALIKDLESVTGGKVFVTETEVDYDKDTVPVEYDNPDFAKPTEVLVDIYSRPKYSEFDPTLLVAIVFPIFFGFILGDVGYGLILLAASFGLRRMVKGSEAGNLLLDVLRNASVSSIIFGLFYSEFLGFALPWNPLWINRHFHIGAAHGGAGPDAILMLILSAWVGILHITLGRSLHIYNAKKTIHPGEHQKKVIFGQLGWIFVMWGILFILWSMFALPLMPDLSGFAPLVSGFNIFGIFGAVLLIAGIVGIGQESALELMELPTVISHVLSYTRLAAVGLSSVAIAAVTNFISIGMMIEPAMADFSIMSIVLIIAGIVVFLLGHILNTALGLLGGGLHSIRLHYVEFFTKFYQGGGRKYEPFGIKRKFTED, encoded by the coding sequence ATGTTTAAGGCACAGATGATGAGCAAACTGCTCATCGCCGCGTCTAAGGACCAGCTTGATCCGATTGTACGTGAGTTGTATCGCTATAATGTATTTCATGTAGAAGACTTTGTCGAAAAGGAGGAGGAGGAATATCAGGGCTTTAAGATCGGAAAACCGATGAAAGGAGCCTCTGAAACTTCCACCGAGCTGTTGAAAATACGATCCATAATCAATATGATCGGGCTGTCGTCCGGTGATATTGAGCCTGGAACAGCGCAGAAATCAGGCACGTTATCTGCAAAAGTTGAAAGTGAGCTTCCTGCAATTGAGAAGGAAGTCTCGTCTCTGGTTGACAAGAAGAACAGCCTGGAGACTACACTTCGCGAAAACCAGCAGAAAGTAGCGGAGCTTGAACCCTTTGTTGCTGTACCTGTGGATCTTTCACTGCTCAGGGGCTACGAGGAAGTAAATGTATTTGCAGGTCATATACCCGCGGACACTGAACTTCCGGTTGACTGTGAAAAATATTTCACAGCAGAAGTGCCCGGTAATCTCCTTATTGCAGTTGTAGCAAAATCTGATTCTGAAAAGGCCGACAGAGCACTTTCAGATGCTGGATTTTCATCTGTTGTCATTCCTGCAGAGGATGGCACGGCAAAGGAGTGCATTTCCCGGTTTACTCATGAGATCACCCGTCTCGAAAGCGAGATTGGTAAGTTAGATGAGCAGATTTCTGCTCAGAAAGAAAAGCATGCATCGTTTTTGGTGGCATGCGATGAACTGCTCACGGCAGAAGTTGAACGGGCGGAAGTTCCGCTTAGATTTGCCACCACAGATGAGGCGTTCGTTGCCGAAGGATGGGTTCCATCCGATAAGACAGCGGCTCTCATAAAAGACCTTGAATCCGTTACCGGAGGTAAGGTCTTTGTCACCGAAACAGAAGTTGATTATGATAAAGACACTGTTCCGGTAGAATACGATAATCCGGACTTTGCAAAACCAACCGAAGTTCTGGTTGATATTTATTCAAGGCCGAAATACAGTGAATTTGACCCGACACTTCTTGTCGCAATCGTCTTCCCGATATTCTTCGGATTTATTCTCGGAGATGTGGGATATGGTCTTATACTGCTTGCAGCGAGCTTTGGGCTTCGCAGGATGGTTAAGGGAAGTGAAGCAGGAAATCTGCTCCTTGACGTACTGAGAAACGCAAGTGTTTCAAGTATTATTTTCGGTCTGTTTTACAGCGAATTCTTAGGATTTGCATTGCCATGGAATCCATTATGGATCAATCGCCACTTTCACATAGGGGCGGCCCATGGTGGTGCAGGACCGGACGCAATACTGATGCTGATTCTGTCAGCATGGGTTGGAATTTTACACATCACTCTTGGAAGGAGTCTTCACATATACAACGCAAAAAAGACTATACATCCCGGTGAGCACCAGAAGAAAGTTATTTTTGGGCAGCTTGGATGGATCTTTGTAATGTGGGGTATTCTCTTTATTCTCTGGTCAATGTTCGCACTGCCGCTTATGCCTGATCTTTCAGGGTTTGCACCGCTTGTCTCCGGATTCAATATATTCGGTATATTCGGAGCAGTTCTGCTTATCGCAGGTATTGTCGGAATCGGACAGGAATCAGCCCTTGAGCTGATGGAACTCCCGACCGTTATCAGCCACGTGTTATCATATACACGTCTTGCAGCAGTTGGTCTGTCATCGGTTGCAATTGCAGCAGTTACAAACTTTATCTCTATTGGTATGATGATAGAACCTGCAATGGCTGATTTCAGTATTATGAGTATAGTTTTAATTATCGCAGGAATTGTTGTGTTCCTTCTCGGACACATTTTAAACACCGCACTTGGTCTCCTTGGCGGCGGTTTGCATTCAATTCGTCTGCACTATGTTGAGTTCTTCACCAAGTTCTATCAGGGTGGAGGACGGAAATATGAACCATTTGGAATTAAAAGGAAATTTACAGAGGATTAA
- a CDS encoding V-type ATPase subunit subunit G family protein has translation MKTEVLKSIKQTEENYKKSISAAKVENAKIIASAETEAENLVSKAERDAEEYKIKRTADARAEAQKKYDKIRNDGEKRAESLRKDAASNLDRAVAMLVSKFKVKVNV, from the coding sequence ATGAAGACTGAGGTCCTCAAGAGCATCAAACAGACTGAAGAAAACTACAAAAAATCAATCAGCGCTGCCAAGGTGGAGAATGCAAAAATAATTGCATCTGCCGAAACAGAAGCTGAAAACCTTGTTTCCAAAGCGGAAAGAGATGCTGAAGAGTACAAAATCAAGCGTACCGCAGACGCACGTGCTGAAGCGCAGAAGAAGTATGACAAAATCCGTAATGACGGAGAAAAGCGTGCTGAATCGCTCAGAAAAGACGCCGCTTCTAACCTTGACAGAGCAGTAGCTATGCTTGTTTCTAAGTTCAAGGTGAAAGTAAATGTTTAA
- a CDS encoding hydrogenase maturation nickel metallochaperone HypA has translation MCSVGGPMDVELAERLKGKKYRCNDCGTTFEAVGKHPVCPSCQSENVTLV, from the coding sequence ATGTGTTCTGTAGGCGGCCCAATGGATGTTGAACTTGCTGAGCGTCTCAAAGGCAAAAAATACCGCTGCAATGACTGCGGTACAACATTTGAGGCGGTAGGTAAACATCCGGTATGCCCATCATGCCAGTCTGAAAATGTGACTCTGGTATGA
- a CDS encoding cation diffusion facilitator family transporter, producing the protein MNGIQNSDEVNERKKNVAALSVISNSVLVIFKLIAGISIGSIGIISEAIHSGIDLIASGIAFLSVKKSGRPPDECHAYGHGKYEDISGMVEALLIFAAAGIILWEALQKLVFGGEPISEEFLAVGIVVMLISACANWFVSSKLFEVADATGSIALESDGWHLRTDVYTSLGVFAGLILIKITGLEIIDPLIAVGISLIIIHTAYGLVKRSFWDLTDKSLPPEDTQEIESIILQNCGESCSYTRVRTRRSGPDRHVEFDLIVPPDMDVASAHALTEKIEDHFYRHYGRVYVTIHIEPDN; encoded by the coding sequence ATGAATGGTATTCAGAATTCTGATGAGGTAAATGAGAGAAAAAAGAATGTTGCTGCTCTTTCAGTTATTTCTAACTCAGTTCTGGTTATATTTAAGCTGATTGCCGGAATTTCAATTGGATCGATCGGTATCATCTCTGAGGCCATCCATTCCGGAATTGACCTCATTGCTTCGGGGATTGCTTTCTTATCTGTAAAAAAATCAGGCAGGCCTCCGGATGAATGTCACGCATACGGCCATGGCAAGTATGAGGACATCTCAGGGATGGTAGAGGCGCTTTTGATCTTTGCAGCCGCAGGAATAATTCTCTGGGAAGCCCTTCAGAAACTTGTATTTGGCGGAGAGCCAATCTCGGAGGAATTTCTGGCTGTGGGTATCGTTGTAATGCTCATCTCGGCCTGTGCAAACTGGTTTGTCTCTTCAAAATTATTTGAGGTTGCAGATGCTACCGGTTCTATTGCTCTTGAAAGTGATGGCTGGCATCTGAGAACTGATGTTTATACATCCCTTGGTGTCTTTGCCGGCCTGATTCTCATAAAGATAACCGGGCTTGAGATAATTGATCCGTTAATTGCGGTGGGAATTTCGCTGATAATTATCCATACTGCTTACGGTCTTGTTAAGAGGTCATTCTGGGATTTAACCGATAAATCCCTGCCGCCTGAGGATACTCAGGAAATAGAGAGTATTATTCTTCAGAACTGTGGTGAATCATGCAGTTACACCAGAGTCAGGACAAGAAGATCAGGCCCTGACAGGCATGTTGAGTTTGACCTTATTGTTCCTCCGGATATGGATGTAGCCAGTGCGCATGCCCTCACTGAAAAGATTGAGGATCATTTCTACCGGCATTACGGCCGGGTTTATGTCACCATTCATATCGAGCCGGATAATTAG
- a CDS encoding flagellin, which translates to MRANSEAFTGLEAAIVLIAFVVVASVFSFAMIGAGYFTTQTTERVLYSTISQTGSTPVLLGNLHGIKQDGVDGIGAIRFNVGISSGANPIAFENMVLTYSTTDYLRTYDQNDPFYDSTMIDEGYWGIIDIKPSTAADDTFLEANEVYTVYLNLTDGEELDPGQDFRIQMNSPKTTTFIIHRRAPWGIDNINVLS; encoded by the coding sequence ATGCGGGCAAATTCTGAAGCTTTTACTGGCCTTGAGGCCGCAATAGTCCTGATTGCATTTGTAGTTGTGGCTTCGGTCTTCTCTTTTGCCATGATCGGGGCAGGCTACTTTACAACACAGACGACGGAGAGGGTGCTTTACTCCACCATTTCACAGACCGGCTCCACTCCTGTTCTTCTTGGCAATCTGCATGGGATTAAACAGGATGGGGTTGACGGGATAGGTGCAATACGTTTCAATGTCGGAATTTCATCGGGGGCAAACCCTATAGCTTTTGAAAATATGGTTCTGACGTACAGTACCACTGATTATCTGAGAACATATGATCAGAATGATCCGTTTTATGACAGTACAATGATAGACGAGGGTTACTGGGGCATTATTGATATTAAACCGTCAACTGCGGCGGATGACACATTTCTTGAGGCCAATGAGGTATATACTGTATATCTCAATCTGACTGATGGTGAGGAGCTTGATCCCGGACAGGACTTCAGGATTCAGATGAACTCTCCCAAAACCACGACATTTATCATTCACAGAAGAGCACCCTGGGGAATTGACAATATAAATGTCCTGTCATAA